cCGGCAGAcgcatttttttaatatcaataaCTTGACGTCAGACAAACGATGTCGTAGGGGTATACTGCCAAAATCGAATCACACCGTTCTAAGGGTATTATCGTCCAACTAGAAATGTTATCCATCATTAAGACACTCACAGGCCGCACATATTAGTAAACGCATGTTGCGTGCACGCGCCGAATCGTATCGTGTGGCCACCATTTCTCGAACCGAACAGCCTCCACCACACgcttcttcttctgttttgtCTTTTCGGTTTTCTTTCCCCGGCGAGGGatagatatttttgtttatcatGGCGGGCACTTGCAGCTCGATAAGGCCACCACGCCTCATTGGTTCTACTTCGAGTGTTGAGCTTTCCAGGTTGATCGATCGAGCTGGAGTTCCTTTCTCCGTTCGGATCTCTACCAAAAGAAAGTCCATAACAAGAAGCCAAGGAGGTGGTTTCACCGCACCTGTCTCCTCGCGTGAGGAAGGTCCTTCTTGTATATTCGTCGGTCCAATTGATTCCGCTAGAAAAGAAACACTAGAAGCTCTTTACCGCCAAGTACGCCTACtcaactctcttcttcttgaagTTTGTCTCTGTGATTGTTTAGTGaagtgagttttttttaattaggcgAAGAATGCTTACTACAATGGGAAACCTTTGATAGTTGATGACATGTTTGACAGAGTCGAGGTAAGACAACAGTTACGTGTAGCATAATATAGTTTCTAGCAAATATATGGGTTTTTAGAACTCTTGACTCATGCAGCTGAAGCTTCGGTGGTATGGTTCGAAGTCTGTTGTCAAGTACCCTCGGTGCAGCCTCCTGCGACAGTCAACTTATGCTGATGCAGAGGTACACTTTAGGGAGTTCATGTTTCAATTTACTTCTCTTGAAACATATATTTTGTGAGATTTGGGATTCGTTTGATTATATTAGCTTTTCGGTTTTAAGAAGGTCATCCATGAAACAAATCATATCTCGTGTTCATGTACCATTTGTTATTATAGTGTGAAAGCACCAACTTCATTGTTTACTAGGATTAGTATTATgataattgttttctttttttgtgtggTGAAGAATGATTTTGTCAAGGGTTGATATTGAGTGGAATACTTTTTGTAGGACAGGATGATGCATCACAAGTTCTCCTGTTAGCTACCATATGGATATTGATTCTCTTGTTTGGTAGCTCAGCATGTGTTTTGCCCACCATTTATGGCCTCGGCTTAGTCCATGGAGGAGATCCTTTCAACTCAGGGCTTGTCTATAGCAGCTCGTCTTCTGTGCCTCTTCTGTCAAAGTTGAATGGTATCCTCCTCACCGTGCTAGGACCTGCTTTTGGATATCCTATTGCATCTTCCGCAGGTACCTTATAAAGTTTGCAGTTTCAATTCAAAATATGGTAGCTATCATCAACTACCTGTACTGAGAGAAAGAATGGTGTTGGCAGTAAGGGTTCTTAAAGGGCTATGGAGAAATGACTTAACCGCTCTAAAAGGAGACTGTCCAAATTGTGGGGAGGAGGTCAAACTCTTTACTTGTCAACAAAAACTACGACAccgtcttcttttctttttttcagttttagtCACACGTTTTAGCTTGATGGACCTTGGTGTAGGTTTTTGCATTTGTGAGATCCGACCAATCAAACAAGTCAGCTCACAAAGCCGACTGTCATGTCTGTGAGTGCACACTGGAGTTCCGTACTAAAGTGGAGGTAAAGAATGACATGAACCAATCACTGCCTTGGATAGTCCTATGTAGCTCTGTTTCTAATGActgtttggttttttttttgtgtgtgtgttgctGCTTCAGAAATCTGCATCTCTATTGGGTAGAAAATGGGTATACGGCAGGATATACCTTGTTTCACGTCCCAGGAGAGGTCGGCGTTCCAAGTATACATAGTTCTGATCAAAGACGAGAGAATTTTTTGGGGATGGGTCTCTCTACTCAATtgtctatttattttaagaaaggTTACTAGAAAGCTTTTGTAACAT
Above is a window of Brassica napus cultivar Da-Ae chromosome A10, Da-Ae, whole genome shotgun sequence DNA encoding:
- the LOC106420261 gene encoding PGR5-like protein 1A, chloroplastic, with the translated sequence MAGTCSSIRPPRLIGSTSSVELSRLIDRAGVPFSVRISTKRKSITRSQGGGFTAPVSSREEGPSCIFVGPIDSARKETLEALYRQAKNAYYNGKPLIVDDMFDRVELKLRWYGSKSVVKYPRCSLLRQSTYADAEDDASQVLLLATIWILILLFGSSACVLPTIYGLGLVHGGDPFNSGLVYSSSSSVPLLSKLNGILLTVLGPAFGYPIASSAVRVLKGLWRNDLTALKGDCPNCGEEVFAFVRSDQSNKSAHKADCHVCECTLEFRTKVEKSASLLGRKWVYGRIYLVSRPRRGRRSKYT